A region of the Burkholderia pyrrocinia genome:
CGCTCTTCAGCACCTTGCCGATCGCGTCCGCGACGATGCCGACGTTCGAGTCGTTCAGGCCCGCCACGCACATCCGGCCCGAACGCAGGATGTACACGCCGTGCACTTCGCGCAGCGCGTCGACCTGCGATTCGGTCAGGCCCGTGTACGTGAACATCCCGCGCTGCTTCACGTAGCGTGTGAGCGCTTCGCCGCTGACGTGGTCGCGCAACCCGTCGTGGATCGACTGGCGCATCCGCGCGATGCGGCGGCACATCGCCGACAGTTCCTCTTCCCACTGCTTGCGCAGCGCGGGCGTGCCGAGCACGGCCGCGACGACCTTCGCGCCGTAGGTTTGCGGGTTGCTGTAGTTCGAGCGCACGGCGCCGGCCAGCTGGCCGAGCACGCGGTCGGCCGCGGCCGCATCTTCGCAGACGACGCTCAGGCCGCCCACGCGCTCGCCGTACAGCGAGAAGTTCTTCGAGAACGAGTTCGCAACCAGCGCCGGCACACCGCGGCGGGCCAGTTCGCGCACCGCGAACGCGTCCGCGTCGAGGCCCGCGCCGAAGCCCTGGTATGCCATGTCGACGAACGGCAGCAGGCCGCGCGCCTCGATCACGTCGATCAGCTTTTCCCACTGGCCTTCGTCGAGGTCGACGCCGGTCGGGTTATGGCAGCACGCGTGCAGCAGCACGATGCTGCGCGCCGGCAGCGCGTCGATCGCCGCGAGCATCGCGTCGAACTTCAGGCCGCCCGTCGCCTCGTCGTAGTACGGGTACGTGTTCACCATGAAGCCGGCCCGCTCGAAGATGAAGCGGTGGTTTTCCCAGCTAGGGTCGCTGAGCCACACCTGCGCGTCCGGGAAATAGCGCTTCAGGAAATCGGCGCCCACCTTCAGCGCGCCCGAGCCACCGAGCGTCTGCAGGGTCGCGATGCGGCCGGCCGCGCGGGCCGGGTGATCGGCGCCGAACACGAGCGCCTGCACGGCGTCGCGATACGCGGGCAGGCCGACCATCGGCAGGTACGGCTTCGGGCCGCTTTCGCGCTGCAGTACGGTTTCGGCTTCGCGCACGGCACCCATCACCGGAATCCGTCCTTCGGCGTCGAAGTAGATGCCGATGCTCAGGTTGACCTTCTGGTCGCGCGGATCTTTCTGGAAGTTCTCGTTGAGCGTCAGGATCGGATCGCCCGGGTACGCGTCGATGTGTTCGAACATGGCTTGAGTCGGTCTCGTTTGGAAGAATGATCGGTGGTGACCTGCGTCAGCGTGCGGATGCGCTGTCGCGCATCGCATAGCCTGCATTCTTCTGACGGAAGCGATACCCGATCGCGAGCACCGCGAGCCATACCGGGATCAGGTACACCGACAGGCGGAGATCCGGCGTCAGGTACATCACGACGAGAATGCCGGCCATGAATGCCAGGCACAGGTAATTCGTGAAAGGATAGCCCAGACTGCGGAAGGAAGTCTTCTCCCCGGCTGCGCGCTTGGCCTGGCGGAACTTCAGGTGGATCAGGCTGATCATCGCCCAGTTGATGATCAGCGCCGACACGACGAGACCCATCAGCACCTCGAACGCCTTGCCGGGCATGAAGTAGTTGACCAGCACGCACAGGCCGGTCGCGAGCGCCGACGCGCCGAGCGCGGCAAGCGGAATGCCGCGCTTGTTCACCGAGCACAGCACCTTCGGCGCGTTGCCCTGCTGCGCGAGGCCGAACAGCATCCGGCTGTTGCAGTACACGCCGCTGTTGTAGACCGACAGCGCGGCCGTCAGCACGACGACGTTCAGCACGTTCGCGACCAGGTTGCTGCTCAGCGCATGGAAGATCAGTACGAACGGGCTGCCGCCGCTGACGACCTTCTCCCACGGATACAGCGACAGCAGCACGGCGAGCGCGCCGATGTAGAAAATCAGGATGCGGTAGATGACCTGGTTGGTCGCGCGCGGGATGCTGCGCTTCGGATCGTCGGCCTCGGCCGCCGTGATGCCGACGAGCTCGAGCCCGCCGAACGAGAACATGATCGCGGCCATCGACATCACGAGGCCCGACACGCCGTTCGGGAAGAAGCCGCCGTGCTGCCACAGGTTCCTGACGCTGGCCTCCGGCCCGGCATTCCCGCTTGCGAGCAGCCAGCCGCCGAAGCAGATCATCCCGACGATCGCGGCGACCTTGATGATCGAGAACCAGAATTCCGTCTCGCCGTAGGACTTCACGCTGGTCAGGTTGATCAGGTTGATCACGACGAAGAACACGAGCGCCGACACCCAGGTCGGCACGCCCGGCCACCAGTACTGCACGTAGATCCCGACGGCCGACAGTTCGGCCATGCTGACGAGGATGTACAGCACCCAGTAGTTCCAGCCGGACAGGAAGCCCGTGAAGTGGCCGAAATACTTGTTGGCGAAGTAGCTGAACGAACCTGCGACGGGCTCGTCGACGACCATCTCGCCGAGCTGGCGCATGATGAAGAACGCAACGATGCCGGCCACCGCATAGCCGAGCAGCACGGACGGGCCGGCCATCTTGATCGTCTGCGCGATGCCGAGGAACAGCCCGGTGCCGAGCGCGCCGCCGAGCGCGATCAACTGGATGTGCCGGTTCTTCAGCCCGCGCTTCAGGCCGTCGCTCTCGTTTCCAGAAACCATGTCTTCTCCACTCTGTCCGCCTCCGCCGGAAGCGGTGCGGCGCGCCTCGGTGTGCCGGGCGCTGTTTTACTGTGCCGGCGGCCGTTCGTGGAGCCACCGGGTTGGGGACTGCAATCTTCGCGTGGCGGCGCCCGATTCATGTCGGCGTGCCGAGGGCCCGTTCACGCCAATAACGGGCTTGCGCTGGCCCTGGACCGGCCGCCGACTTGCCGCCCGCGCCGCATTGCTGCGGCCGCACACGAAAATCCGGCGTCAGTTTAGCGTCGCGACGACGAAATCGGGTTTCGTAACCCGTTCATGCAAACCCTACATTATGAGATAAGATTGCATCCAGGAGACAAATGAGGAAACAAAAATGCCTGAACCGGTTCTCGACCGCATCGATCGCCACTTGCTTTCGATCCTGCAGGAGAACGGCCGCGCGTCGAACCTCGACCTGGCGAAGGCTGTCGGCCTGTCGCCCGCGCAGACATTGCGGCGCCACCGGCGGCTGGAAGAGATCGGCGCGATCCGCCGCTACGAAACCCGGCTCTGCCCGGACACGCTCGGCTTCGGCGTCACCGCGTTCGTGCACGTGACGATGGAGCGCGGGCATATCCGCGACCTGTCGAAGTTCCAGAAACTGGTGTCCGATCTCGCGCAGATCCAGGAGTGTTTCTCGGTGACGGGCGATATCGACTATGTGCTGAAGGTCGTCGCACACGACCTGAAGGGGCTGTCGCGGTTCCTGCTCGAAACGCTGATGCGGATTCCCGGCGTGAGCGGCGTGCATTCGAGCGTGTGCCTCGACGAGATCAAGTGCACGAGTGCGATGCCGGTGGAAAGCTGATTTACCAGGGCGAACGCCCTGCACGTTCGGCAGTCGCCTTCAGCGCACCGCCTCGAACGCACTGATCAGCAGCGCCCCTGCCGCGATCACCGCGCAACCGGCCGCACGGCGCGGCGTCAGCCGCTCGCCGAGATACACGCGCGCAATCAGCGCCGCGAACACCACGCTCGTTTCGCGCAGCGCCGACACGGGGCCCATCGGCGCGCGATCCATCGCCCAGATCACGATGCCGTACGCAAGCGCCGCGAACACGCCGCCGCACGCAGCCTTCGCCGTCTCGCCGACATCCTGCGTCAGCCGCAGCGGCCCCGCGCGCAGCCGGTAATACGCGGCCATCATCGCGCCCGTCAACACGAACATCCACGCGGTATAGCCGACCGTGCTGCCGCTTTCCCGCACGCCGATCCCGTCGACCACGCTGTAGGCCGCGATCGACGCGCCGGTCGCGAACGCGGTCGGCAACACCTGCGTCATCCGGTGCTTCGCGCCGCGCCCGCCCTCGAGCCCGATCGCCAGGATGCCCGCGCAGATCAGCACGAGCCCGCCTTGCGCACCGGCGTTCAGGTGCTCGCCCGCGAACGCCGCCGCGCCGAGCGTGACGAGCAGCGGCGCGGTGCCGCGCGCAACCGGGTACGCGACGGTCAGGTCGCCGTGCTCGTAGGCGCGTACCAGCAGCAGCGTATAGACGACGTGAATCACGGCCGATGCAACGACACAGAGCCAGCTCATGGGCGTGACCGGCGCGGCGGCAGGCAGGAACAGCAGCGCGAACAGCCCGATCGCGATCTGCAGCACCGTGGCCGACCGCAGCCGGTCGCCGCTGCTGCGGACGAGCGCATTCCATGACGCATGCAGGAACGCCGCGCACAGAACGGCAAACAGAACGGGAATCGGCACGCTGAATACTCGCTGACGGTCGGCAACGCGAAATCGTCGCTGCGGGGGATCCATCGTATGAATACGTCATCCGATTGTCAAAAACGGCGGCGCGCACTGCATCGCACACGAACCGGCCGACGGCACCCACTCGTCCGCCCCGCGCGGTATTCACGGCAACGGCCTGACGCGCCGCGAAATGTGTCGCCACGGTTGCATGCGGCCGGCCCCTTTCCGTTCTCTTTCGCACGGCCTTGCGCCGTAATGAAATCGATACCGCAGCGCAATCGTCGCGAAACCACCCCGTCCCCATATCTTCATACGCGACTGTTCCAATGCGCGTGCTCTCTCGCGAGCCACGCGCCGAACCGACACGGCGACGGGGCCGCTCTCCACCATCGAAGGCCTTACCTGGAGTTTCCCGATGTTCCGTCAAGCCTTGCTCGTCACCGCCTGCGCAGCCGCAGCGCTTGCGCTGTTCGCCTGCGGCGGCAGCGACGATCCGACGTCGACGCCCGCGGTGTCGTCGCAGGATGCGCTGCAGACCGCCACGCCGATCAAGCACGTCGTCGTGATCTACGGTGAAAACATCTCGTTCGACCACTACTTCGGCACCTACCCGAACGCGACGAACCCGTCGGGCGAACCGGCGTTTACCGCGAAGGCCGGCACGCCGACGCCGAATGGCCTGACGGGCACGCTGCTCTCCGCGAACCCGAACTTCACGAACACGGCCAACGGCACCGACGCGGCGAACCCGTTCCGCCTCGACCGCACGCAGGCCGCGACCGCCGACCAGAACCACGCGTACACGGCCGAGCAGCAGGCCGAGGACAACGGCCTCGCCGACCTGTTCCCGAAGTACACGGGCAAAGGCTCGTCCGGCGGCGCCGGCGCGTTCGGCACGAAGGGCCAGGTGATGGGCTACTTCGACGGCAACACCGTGACGGCGCTGTGGAACTATGCGCAGCGCTTCGCGATGAGCGACAACATGTACACGACGTCGTACGGCCCGTCGACGCCGGGCGCGCTGAACGTCGTGTCGGGGCAGACCAACGGGATGCAGATCGTGAAGACGTCGAAGCAGCCTTCGACGCTCGCAGCCAGCTCGTACTACATCAATGACGGCCAGGGCGGCTTCACGATGATCAACGACGTCGACCCCGGCAACGACGTGTGCTCGAGCACGACCGACCAGGCGTTGATGAGCGGCAAGAACATCGGCGACCTGCTGAACGGCGCGAAGATCACGTGGGGCGGCTTCATGGGCGGCTTCAACCTGTCGACGACCAACGGCAACGGCACGACGGGCTGCAACCGCAGCACGGTCGCCACCGCCGTGAACGCCGCGACGGCCGACTACATCCCGCACCACAACTGGTTCCAGTACTACGCGTCGACGTCGAACCCGCAGCACACGCGGCCGAGCTCGGTCGCCGCGATCGGTTCGAGCCTCGAAACCGACGGCAAAACCGCCGAACCCGCGAACCACCAGTACGACACGGACGATTTCTTCGCAGCCGTGAAGGCCGGCAACTTCCCGTCGGTCAGCTACCTGAAGGCACCGGCCGCGCAGGACGCACACGCGGGCTATTCGGATCCGCTCGACGAGCAGGCGTTCGTGACGAAGGTCGTCAACTTCCTGCAGCAGCAGCCGGACTGGCAGAACACGGCCGTGATCGTCACGTATGACGACTCGGACGGCTGGTACGACCACGTGTACACGGCGCCGACGCGTTCGTCGTCCGACCCGGTCGACCAGGTCAACGGCAGCGGCAAGTGCGGCACGGGCGGCACCACCGGCGTGAACGGCGCGACCGTGAACGGCCGCTGCGGCCCGGGCGTGCGCATCCCGCTGATCGTGATCTCGCCGTATGCGAAGCAGAACTACGTCGACCACACGATGATCGACCAGGCGTCCGTCGTGCGCTTCATCGAGGACAACTGGCTCGGCGGCCAGCGCATCGGCGGCGGTTCGTTCGATGCGACGGCGGGCGACCTGCGCAGCCTGTTCGACTTCACGTCGAAGCCGAACACGACGCCGCTGTACCTCGACCCGACGCTCGGCACGGCATTGAGCGCGGCACCGTCGATCTGACCGGCATCCGTTGACCGCAGGCCGGCGCGTGACGCGCCGGCCGTTTCCATTTAATGCGCCGCTTCGTGCGGCGCCCGATTTCCGACCGACAGCATGACAGCTCGCCCCGCGTTCCCGTCTCCCGACGCCTCCGGCACCCCCGCGCCGCGCGCCCCTTCCCGCCGGTTACGCCGCGCGGCGTTCGTGCTCGGCGCGGCCGTGCTCGGCTATGGCGCGTTCGCGATCGCGTTCCCCGCGCAGGTGCCGGCGGCGCTCGGCACCGTCGTCGCCGACTGGACGGGCGCGAATCCGCATCCGGTCGTGCTGCAGCGTCCGGCCGCGCAGCCGCTGTCGGCGGTTGCGCAGCTCGGGCGCGCGCTGTTCGTCGATCCGTCGCTGTCCGCGTCGGGCAAGCAGTCGTGCGCGTCGTGCCACAGCCCCGATCATGCGTACGGCCCGCCGAACGCGCTCGACGTGCAGCCGGGCGGCCTCGCGATGACGCAGCAGGGGTATCGCCCGCCGCCGTCGCTGATGTACCTGTACCGTCAACCGAATTTCAGCATCGGCCCCGATGCCGGTGAAAACGACGCCGCACCGAGTGTCGCGCAGCAGGCCGCGTCGGCGGCCGGCGTCGTCAAGGCGCAGAAGGTGGCTGGCACGTCGGCCGCGCCCCAGCTCGTGCCGCAGGGCGGGATGTTCTGGGACGGCCGCGCCGATACGCTGCAGCAGCAGGCGTTCGGCCCGCTGCTGAATCCGGTCGAGATGGCGAACGCGAGCATCGACGACGTCGCGCACAAGCTCGCGCAGTCGCCGCACCGCGCGCAGTTCGAGCAACTGTTCGGCACGCGCGTGTTCGACAGCCCGCAGCTCGCGGTATCGGAGGCGATGTTCGCGATCGCGCGGTATCAGGTCGAGGATCCGTCGTTCCATCCGTACAGCAGCAAGTACGACCGCTGGCTCGAAGGCCGCGCGCGCCTGTCGCAGGCCGAGCTGCGCGGGCTGCGCCTGTTCAACGATCCGGACAAGGCGAATTGCGCGGGCTGCCACTTGTCGAAGCCCGGCAAGGACGGGCTGCCGCCGATGTTTACCGACTACCAGTACGAGGCGCTCGGCGCGCCGCGCAACAAGCAACTGGCGCAGAACCGCAACGCGGCGTTCTACGACCTCGGCGTGTGCGGGCCGTTCCGCGACGACCTGAAGGACCAGACGCAGTATTGCGGGATGTTCCTCACGCCGACGCTGCGCAATTCGGCGACGCGTCATGTGTTCTTCCACAACGGCGTGTTCCATACGCTCGACCAGGTAATGGCGTTCTACAACGAGCGCAGCATCTCGCCGCAGAAGTTCTATTCGCGCGGCGCGGACGGCAAGGTCGACGAGTACGACGATATTCCGCCGAGGTATCGCGCGAACGTCGACGTGACCGACGCTCCGTTCGATCGCAAGCCGGGCGACAAACCCGCGATGACGGCGCAGGATATCAAGGATATCGAAGCGTTTCTCGGCACGTTGACTGACGAGCCGGCGCAGCATTGAGCGCGGGTTGACCGGCGCGTGCGGGTGTGGCGGCTGGAGCGCGCGCGTCGCGCTCCGTTCCTGATCGGGTTACCGCGGCTTCTTTCCGCTCTCTGACCGATAGGTGCCGTTCGGCCGCAATACGAGCTTTCGCGCCGCGGTGTCCAGCGCCTTTCCGTGGTAAAGATCCATGCACTTCAGGAAGTCGAACTTCACGTCCTTGACGTCGGATTCGACGACCGGATTCCGGTAATCGCGCGCGAGATAAGCGGCAACCAGCGACTGAACGACGTCCGGCGCACGCTCCATGTCGTAGTAAGTCCAGTCGCGCAACGCGCTGGTGCTGCTGCCGATATCCTTGCTCGCGCCGGGCGCCTGCTTGTAAGCGGTCGCCAGGCACTCCGCGAGCACCATGTCCTTGAAGTTCTGGATGTAAGTCCGCGAACCGGCCGCCGGTGACGCTTGCGCTGCATCCTTCGCCGAAACCACCGAGGGATGCAGCGCGACGCACGCCAGCACGGCCGCGATCCAGGCTCCCTTCATGACAGACTCCAGAAATTCGCACGATCCGTACGATACCGTGCGCCCGGTTCATTGAAATAGCAGTGGTCATAGCACGTATTGCCGTTGAATCGTGAGCCTATCGGCGACGCTCAATGAAAAACACGTCGCAGGCCGGCATTCGTGGGGGAAGGCGCGCACGCAAAAACAGGCATCCGGTCCGCAACGTGCGACGCCTGACGGGTCACAACTCCCAGCGTCCGCGCTCCATCGCCTGTTCCATCATTCCGAGCGTCAGTGACCGGCCGCCCAATGTCTCGCGCGCGTCGTTGCTGAACGGGGATTTGACGACCGCCGCAAGGAACGAACCGATGCCGAGTTTCGCGGACGGGTAGTAATAGTGGATGTCGAACGCAGAGAGGTCGACGTCAAACGTCACGGCCCATTGCCTGACGAGTTCGTCGATGTCATTCGGCTCCAGGTCGAGATCGTGATAGAGGTCCGTGTCCCGCGTCAGTTCGATTCGATCGACCGGAAGCCTGCCGATATCGGTCGCAATAAACGCTTCGAGACTCTTCCATGCGTCAGCCATACAGACGATCCTCGGGCTTCACCATGCTGTTGTAGGTGATAACCGTGCGATAAGTGATCAGCGATACATCCGTTGCCAAGAGTACCCAACCTGCTCCTGGAATCGCGCGCCCAACGAATGCGCCGATATTCCGCGTGAACTTGATGCGCAACATGATAAGACTCGTGAACGATGTAACGGTAGGCAAAATCCGATGCTTCAGCTCGTACGGCAGCAAGCGACGGGAAACGACAGACGCGATGGAGGTGCCCTTGACGGCGTTCGCAAACTTCCCGCGCGTCGGGATAAAGCGCTGGCCCAGCAACACCATCGCGATACCGACTGCATCATTTACCCCCACCTGCTTGCCAGTCTCTTCGATGAAGACCAGGAAGAGCAACGCTTCGCGGCTCAAGCCGTCATGAATGCCGTACTTGTACGAATGTGCCATTTTCTCTCAGATAGTTTGAATTCGAACGAGCGGGCAAGGCTATCGCGAACGACGCAGGGAGGACAACAGGCTCATCGGGTCGGGAGTCGATACGGGAATGCGTTCGGGCGCAATTGATCGATCTCGTGCCGTTCCTTTGCAGCGACTCCCGGCTTGCACTTCCGATCGTTCAGCTTCGTCGTTCCGTGCGAGTCCCCACAGCGACGGCATGCATCAAAACGAATGCGGATCGTTAATTTTCGGTGACTTGCTGGCGATGAATGCGCCGGCGATACCCGGCCTTTGACCGCCCGTGCGCGTTAGCGCGTCGCTGCCGAGTGTTCGCCCACCATCGCAATCGCCTTCGCTCGCCGCTCGGCCTGCCGCTGCGCAAACCGGTACGCAACAAGCGACCCGGCCACGGCGAGCAGCATCGGCACGAGGCTGTCGTGATTCGCGCGCGTGAATTCGAGCAGCAGCACGACCGCCGTGATCGGCATCTGCATCGACGCCGCGAGAAACGCGGTCGCACCGATCAGCGCACACCCGCCGATCGACGCGCCCGGCCAGACGAGGCTCCACAGCCCGCCGAACACGATGCCGAGCAGCGCGCCGTTCGCGAGGCCCGGCGTCAGCAGGCCGCCCTCCGCGCCGGCCCGCAGGCTGCCCGCCTCGATCAGCACCTTCAGCACGAGCAGCGTTGCCGCGAGGCCGAACGTCAGCGTGCCGTCGAAGCCGAGCGACGCCGGCCCCTTGCCGTTGCCGAGCAGTTGCGGAAACCGCATCGCAAGCACGCCGATCACCGCGAAGTTGACGAGCGCAAGCACGGGCAACCGCCAGTCTTTCGGCGCGTTCGCTCGCGCACGGGTCGTGAGCCGCACGAAGCCGTACGCGGCGAAGCCGAACAGCGGCCCGCAGACGATCGACCACGCGACGAGCGGCGCGCTCAGCGCAAACGCCGGCACCGTGTACTGGTGTTCGTTGCCGAGGCCGATCCACGCGACCGCCGCCGCGATCGCGGACGTCACGACCGCCACGACCAGCGCACGCAGTTCGAACGTGCCGAGCAGCACTTCGAGTACGAAGATCGCGCCGCCGAGCGGCACGTTGTAGACGGCGGCAAGCCCGGCACCGGCACCGCACGCGACCATCAGCCGGCAGTCGTCGGGCGTGAGCCCCGCGGCATGCGCGAGCCGCCCGGCGAGCAGCGAACCGATCTCGCGCGGCGCGACTTCGCGGCCGAGCGGCGAGCCGAGTGCGACGGTGACGATCTGCAGCAGCGCGTGAATCGTCGTGCTGACGAACGGCATCCGCGGATCGGCCGCGCGCACCGCACGGCGGATGCTGACGAGCGGCCGGCCGTACCGGTAAAGCGCCCACCAGCCGCCGCCGGCGACGATCCCGCAGAAGACGAGCACCGCGAACCGGCGCAGCGGATCGGCATCGGTCACGCCGGTGAGAAAACTCTCGGTGCCGATCACGTGCGCGACGCTGTAGCCGTACGCGACGTGCTGGATCGCGTGCAGCAGCAGCGCGAGCAGCGTGCCGCCGAGCCCCGCGCCGACGCCGGTCAGGATCGTGACGGCGGCCATGCGCACGAACGGGCTGGCCGGCGGCGACGAGGATGCGGGAACGGACGGGAGATCGAGGCGCATGAGGTTGGCGAACGGGGATCGAAAAGACGGCGCGCAACACGCGCGCCGTCGTCAGGACCGCATCGTAGGCCTGCGTCTCTCATGAGACAAACGTATTTTTCGAATCGACTCATGCATTTCATGAATGCCCGAACACGGGCGGCATGTAACCGCCTTCCGGATCGATCCGATCGATCCGGATCCGTGATGCGCGCCGGTTTGCGCCGCATGTATGGATGAAAAGCAGCGATGCGCGCACGCGCCGCGGATCAGGACCAGCCTTCGAACTCAAGGCCGGTTTCGGCCGCCGCTTGTTCGGGCGTCACGTCGCGCACGTGCTGGCCGAACGTCCACACGTGCTGTTCCGGATCGCGCGCGCGATAGGTGCGGTCGCCGTAGAACTGGTCGGCCGGTTCCTGCAGGATTTCCGCGCCGGCCTGTCGCGCGTGTTCGCAATGGGCGTCGAGGCCGTCGGCAAGCTGCACGTGCACGCTTTGCGTGTTCCTGCCGCCGATCTCCTGCGGGCTCGCGACGAAATCGGCCCAGTGTCCGCCGATCATCACGACGCCGCCGCGATGCGTGAGTTCGGCATGCGTGACCTG
Encoded here:
- a CDS encoding amino acid aminotransferase, giving the protein MFEHIDAYPGDPILTLNENFQKDPRDQKVNLSIGIYFDAEGRIPVMGAVREAETVLQRESGPKPYLPMVGLPAYRDAVQALVFGADHPARAAGRIATLQTLGGSGALKVGADFLKRYFPDAQVWLSDPSWENHRFIFERAGFMVNTYPYYDEATGGLKFDAMLAAIDALPARSIVLLHACCHNPTGVDLDEGQWEKLIDVIEARGLLPFVDMAYQGFGAGLDADAFAVRELARRGVPALVANSFSKNFSLYGERVGGLSVVCEDAAAADRVLGQLAGAVRSNYSNPQTYGAKVVAAVLGTPALRKQWEEELSAMCRRIARMRQSIHDGLRDHVSGEALTRYVKQRGMFTYTGLTESQVDALREVHGVYILRSGRMCVAGLNDSNVGIVADAIGKVLKSGV
- a CDS encoding STM2901 family protein, with product MAHSYKYGIHDGLSREALLFLVFIEETGKQVGVNDAVGIAMVLLGQRFIPTRGKFANAVKGTSIASVVSRRLLPYELKHRILPTVTSFTSLIMLRIKFTRNIGAFVGRAIPGAGWVLLATDVSLITYRTVITYNSMVKPEDRLYG
- a CDS encoding cytochrome-c peroxidase, whose protein sequence is MTARPAFPSPDASGTPAPRAPSRRLRRAAFVLGAAVLGYGAFAIAFPAQVPAALGTVVADWTGANPHPVVLQRPAAQPLSAVAQLGRALFVDPSLSASGKQSCASCHSPDHAYGPPNALDVQPGGLAMTQQGYRPPPSLMYLYRQPNFSIGPDAGENDAAPSVAQQAASAAGVVKAQKVAGTSAAPQLVPQGGMFWDGRADTLQQQAFGPLLNPVEMANASIDDVAHKLAQSPHRAQFEQLFGTRVFDSPQLAVSEAMFAIARYQVEDPSFHPYSSKYDRWLEGRARLSQAELRGLRLFNDPDKANCAGCHLSKPGKDGLPPMFTDYQYEALGAPRNKQLAQNRNAAFYDLGVCGPFRDDLKDQTQYCGMFLTPTLRNSATRHVFFHNGVFHTLDQVMAFYNERSISPQKFYSRGADGKVDEYDDIPPRYRANVDVTDAPFDRKPGDKPAMTAQDIKDIEAFLGTLTDEPAQH
- a CDS encoding VOC family protein translates to MRQPDRHPPISVAVYYRDPRTALEWLERAFGFARGIVVRTPDGQVTHAELTHRGGVVMIGGHWADFVASPQEIGGRNTQSVHVQLADGLDAHCEHARQAGAEILQEPADQFYGDRTYRARDPEQHVWTFGQHVRDVTPEQAAAETGLEFEGWS
- a CDS encoding EamA family transporter, giving the protein MDPPQRRFRVADRQRVFSVPIPVLFAVLCAAFLHASWNALVRSSGDRLRSATVLQIAIGLFALLFLPAAAPVTPMSWLCVVASAVIHVVYTLLLVRAYEHGDLTVAYPVARGTAPLLVTLGAAAFAGEHLNAGAQGGLVLICAGILAIGLEGGRGAKHRMTQVLPTAFATGASIAAYSVVDGIGVRESGSTVGYTAWMFVLTGAMMAAYYRLRAGPLRLTQDVGETAKAACGGVFAALAYGIVIWAMDRAPMGPVSALRETSVVFAALIARVYLGERLTPRRAAGCAVIAAGALLISAFEAVR
- a CDS encoding phospholipase C, translated to MFRQALLVTACAAAALALFACGGSDDPTSTPAVSSQDALQTATPIKHVVVIYGENISFDHYFGTYPNATNPSGEPAFTAKAGTPTPNGLTGTLLSANPNFTNTANGTDAANPFRLDRTQAATADQNHAYTAEQQAEDNGLADLFPKYTGKGSSGGAGAFGTKGQVMGYFDGNTVTALWNYAQRFAMSDNMYTTSYGPSTPGALNVVSGQTNGMQIVKTSKQPSTLAASSYYINDGQGGFTMINDVDPGNDVCSSTTDQALMSGKNIGDLLNGAKITWGGFMGGFNLSTTNGNGTTGCNRSTVATAVNAATADYIPHHNWFQYYASTSNPQHTRPSSVAAIGSSLETDGKTAEPANHQYDTDDFFAAVKAGNFPSVSYLKAPAAQDAHAGYSDPLDEQAFVTKVVNFLQQQPDWQNTAVIVTYDDSDGWYDHVYTAPTRSSSDPVDQVNGSGKCGTGGTTGVNGATVNGRCGPGVRIPLIVISPYAKQNYVDHTMIDQASVVRFIEDNWLGGQRIGGGSFDATAGDLRSLFDFTSKPNTTPLYLDPTLGTALSAAPSI
- a CDS encoding Lrp/AsnC family transcriptional regulator, giving the protein MPEPVLDRIDRHLLSILQENGRASNLDLAKAVGLSPAQTLRRHRRLEEIGAIRRYETRLCPDTLGFGVTAFVHVTMERGHIRDLSKFQKLVSDLAQIQECFSVTGDIDYVLKVVAHDLKGLSRFLLETLMRIPGVSGVHSSVCLDEIKCTSAMPVES
- a CDS encoding amino acid permease, coding for MVSGNESDGLKRGLKNRHIQLIALGGALGTGLFLGIAQTIKMAGPSVLLGYAVAGIVAFFIMRQLGEMVVDEPVAGSFSYFANKYFGHFTGFLSGWNYWVLYILVSMAELSAVGIYVQYWWPGVPTWVSALVFFVVINLINLTSVKSYGETEFWFSIIKVAAIVGMICFGGWLLASGNAGPEASVRNLWQHGGFFPNGVSGLVMSMAAIMFSFGGLELVGITAAEADDPKRSIPRATNQVIYRILIFYIGALAVLLSLYPWEKVVSGGSPFVLIFHALSSNLVANVLNVVVLTAALSVYNSGVYCNSRMLFGLAQQGNAPKVLCSVNKRGIPLAALGASALATGLCVLVNYFMPGKAFEVLMGLVVSALIINWAMISLIHLKFRQAKRAAGEKTSFRSLGYPFTNYLCLAFMAGILVVMYLTPDLRLSVYLIPVWLAVLAIGYRFRQKNAGYAMRDSASAR
- a CDS encoding DUF1493 family protein, giving the protein MADAWKSLEAFIATDIGRLPVDRIELTRDTDLYHDLDLEPNDIDELVRQWAVTFDVDLSAFDIHYYYPSAKLGIGSFLAAVVKSPFSNDARETLGGRSLTLGMMEQAMERGRWEL
- a CDS encoding type VI secretion system amidase immunity protein Tai4, which codes for MKGAWIAAVLACVALHPSVVSAKDAAQASPAAGSRTYIQNFKDMVLAECLATAYKQAPGASKDIGSSTSALRDWTYYDMERAPDVVQSLVAAYLARDYRNPVVESDVKDVKFDFLKCMDLYHGKALDTAARKLVLRPNGTYRSESGKKPR
- a CDS encoding chloride channel protein; the protein is MRLDLPSVPASSSPPASPFVRMAAVTILTGVGAGLGGTLLALLLHAIQHVAYGYSVAHVIGTESFLTGVTDADPLRRFAVLVFCGIVAGGGWWALYRYGRPLVSIRRAVRAADPRMPFVSTTIHALLQIVTVALGSPLGREVAPREIGSLLAGRLAHAAGLTPDDCRLMVACGAGAGLAAVYNVPLGGAIFVLEVLLGTFELRALVVAVVTSAIAAAVAWIGLGNEHQYTVPAFALSAPLVAWSIVCGPLFGFAAYGFVRLTTRARANAPKDWRLPVLALVNFAVIGVLAMRFPQLLGNGKGPASLGFDGTLTFGLAATLLVLKVLIEAGSLRAGAEGGLLTPGLANGALLGIVFGGLWSLVWPGASIGGCALIGATAFLAASMQMPITAVVLLLEFTRANHDSLVPMLLAVAGSLVAYRFAQRQAERRAKAIAMVGEHSAATR